A part of Lepisosteus oculatus isolate fLepOcu1 chromosome 16, fLepOcu1.hap2, whole genome shotgun sequence genomic DNA contains:
- the tmem74b gene encoding transmembrane protein 74B — MEALNAVELEDLGDASVRLSARPAPRPAPGAGIENASFQGEEQETGFPGTSSGSPAGYGSSSIGGAPSQPPAGHREELSPRSEEERDAEPSAHSVDYGFIFALVFLISGIVLVIIAYTIPRESKVNPDAVTAREMERLEMYYARLGSHLDKCIIAGLGLLTLGGMLLSVLLMVSIYKGDLYRRRAFALSRRPRKAYGSINLRMRQLDGEGREWLVEAEPGPAGASEEAAG; from the coding sequence ATGGAGGCTCTGAACGCCGTGGAGCTGGAAGACCTGGGCGATGCGAGCGTGCGGCTCTCCGCCCGGCCAGCGCCGCGGCCGGCTCCCGGGGCGGGCATCGAGAACGCCTCGTTTCAGGGCGAGGAGCAGGAGACGGGCTTTCCCGGCACCTCATCCGGCAGCCCGGCAGGCTACGGGTCCTCCAGTATCGGGGGGGCACCCTCGCAGCCCCCGGCAGGCCACAGGGAGGAGCTCTCCCCTCGCTCCGAGGAGGAGCGGGACGCGGAGCCCAGCGCGCACTCGGTCGACTACGGATTTATTTTCGCCCTGGTGTTCCTGATAAGCGGGATTGTCCTGGTGATCATAGCCTACACCATCCCCCGCGAGTCCAAGGTGAACCCGGACGCGGTGACGGCGCGGGAGATGGAGCGGCTGGAGATGTACTACGCCCGGCTGGGCTCGCACCTGGACAAGTGCATCATCGCGGGGCTGGGGCTGCTGACGCTGGGGGGCATGCTGCTGTCCGTGCTGCTCATGGTGTCCATCTACAAGGGGGACCTGTACCGCCGGCGGGCCTTCGCCCTCTCCCGGCGGCCCAGGAAGGCCTACGGATCGATCAACCTGCGGATGAGGCAGCTGGACGGCGAGGGCAGGGAGTGGCTGGTGGAGGCGGAGCCGGGTCCTGCCGGGGCGAGCGAGGAGGCAGCCGGCTAA
- the blcap gene encoding apoptosis inducing factor BLCAP produces MLFRAPLSPCTPRSQPVAGGSFGAGPVLWTLVSASVSVSGPKGDEMYCLQWLLPVLLIPKPLNPALWFSHSMFMGFYLLSFLLERKPCTICALVFLAALFLICYSCWGNCFLYHCSDSPLPESAHDPGIVGS; encoded by the coding sequence ATGCTCTTCAGAGCCCCACTGTCCCCTTGCACTCCGCGGTCGCAGCCGGTGGCGGGCGGTTCCTTCGGCGCTGGCCCGGTTCTGTGGACACTCGTTTCGGCCTCGGTGAGCGTGTCCGGCCCGAAGGGAGACGAGATGTACTGCCTTCAGTGGCTCCTGCCTGTCCTCCTCATCCCCAAACCCCTCAACCCGGCCCTGTGGTTCAGCCACTCCATGTTCATGGGCTTCTACCTGCTGAGCTTCCTTCTGGAGAGGAAGCCCTGCACCATCTGCGCCTTGGTCTTCCTCGCCGCCTTGTTCCTCATCTGCTACAGCTGCTGGGGCAACTGCTTCCTGTACCACTGCAGTGACTCCCCACTGCCCGAGTCTGCACACGACCCCGGCATTGTGGGCTCCTAG